In a genomic window of Streptomyces katrae:
- a CDS encoding sugar-binding transcriptional regulator, whose translation MSAGRSALRMGPAELVQAAAMARRFYLEGKSKIQIAEEFGVSRFKVARVLETALERDLVRIEIRVPAELDAERSDALRARYGLRHAVVVESPADASEDAPDPENLGAVAADLLGELVNEGDVLGLAWGRSTIHMAASLHRLPPCTVVQLTGVYDAGTAERGSVEAVRRAAQVSGGDAHPIYAPMLLPDPATAAALRNQTGIARAFEYFDKVTVAAVSIGSWEPGISTVHDMLTDEERAHYASLGVAAEMSAHLFDAEGRRVGRDLGERCITVEADRLRRIPEVVAIAGGLRKAAAIGAVLRSGLVTSLVTDTAVADYLLTESAPGLRPALERADPDEL comes from the coding sequence ATGTCGGCGGGACGGTCAGCCCTGCGGATGGGACCCGCGGAGCTGGTGCAGGCGGCGGCCATGGCACGCCGCTTCTACCTGGAGGGCAAGTCCAAGATCCAGATCGCCGAGGAGTTCGGCGTGAGCCGCTTCAAGGTGGCCCGGGTCCTGGAGACCGCCCTCGAACGCGACCTCGTGCGCATCGAGATCCGGGTACCGGCGGAACTGGACGCGGAGCGCTCCGACGCGCTCCGCGCCCGGTACGGGCTGCGGCACGCCGTCGTGGTCGAGTCCCCGGCCGACGCGAGCGAGGACGCGCCCGATCCGGAGAACCTCGGGGCGGTCGCGGCCGACCTGCTGGGCGAGCTGGTCAACGAGGGCGACGTCCTCGGGCTGGCCTGGGGGCGGTCGACCATCCACATGGCCGCCTCCCTGCACCGGCTGCCGCCGTGCACGGTCGTCCAGCTGACCGGCGTGTACGACGCGGGGACGGCCGAGCGCGGGTCCGTGGAGGCCGTACGGCGCGCCGCACAGGTCTCCGGCGGCGACGCGCACCCGATCTACGCCCCGATGCTGCTGCCCGACCCGGCGACGGCGGCGGCGCTGCGCAACCAGACGGGCATCGCGCGGGCCTTCGAGTACTTCGACAAGGTCACCGTGGCGGCCGTGTCCATCGGCTCCTGGGAGCCGGGGATCTCGACCGTGCACGACATGCTCACGGACGAGGAGCGGGCGCACTACGCCTCCCTGGGCGTGGCGGCCGAGATGTCGGCCCACCTGTTCGACGCGGAGGGCCGCAGGGTCGGCCGCGACCTCGGCGAGCGGTGCATCACGGTCGAGGCCGACCGGCTGCGCCGGATCCCGGAGGTCGTGGCGATCGCGGGCGGGCTGCGCAAGGCCGCCGCGATCGGGGCGGTGCTCCGCTCGGGCCTCGTGACCAGCCTGGTGACGGACACGGCGGTGGCGGACTACCTGCTGACCGAGTCCGCCCCGGGGCTGCGGCCGGCGCTGGAGCGGGCCGATCCGGACGAGCTGTAG
- the rpe gene encoding ribulose-phosphate 3-epimerase — MAVQINPSILSADFARLAEEARAVEGADWLHVDVMDNHFVPNLTLGVPVVESLSRATDIPLDLHLMIEDPDRWAPQYVEAGAGSVTFHAEAAAAPVRLAREIRAQGARAAMALKPGTPIEQYEDILPELDMVLIMTVEPGFGGQSFLDIMLPKVRRTRELIAKHGLDLWLQVDGGVSATTIERVAEAGADVFVAGSAVYGAVDPAAAVRTLRDQAGAAIAAAPWACDH, encoded by the coding sequence ATGGCCGTTCAGATCAATCCCAGCATCCTGTCCGCCGACTTCGCCCGCCTCGCCGAGGAGGCCAGGGCCGTCGAGGGGGCCGACTGGCTGCACGTCGACGTCATGGACAACCACTTCGTCCCGAACCTCACGCTCGGCGTACCGGTCGTGGAGTCCCTGAGCCGTGCCACGGACATCCCGCTCGACCTGCACCTGATGATCGAGGACCCCGACCGCTGGGCGCCGCAGTACGTGGAGGCCGGCGCCGGCTCGGTGACCTTCCACGCCGAGGCCGCCGCGGCCCCGGTGCGCCTCGCGCGCGAGATCCGCGCCCAGGGCGCCCGGGCGGCGATGGCCCTCAAGCCCGGCACCCCGATCGAGCAGTACGAGGACATCCTCCCCGAGCTCGACATGGTGCTGATCATGACCGTCGAGCCCGGCTTCGGCGGCCAGTCCTTCCTCGACATCATGCTGCCCAAGGTCCGCCGGACCCGGGAGCTCATCGCCAAGCACGGACTGGACCTGTGGCTCCAGGTCGACGGCGGGGTCTCGGCCACCACCATCGAGCGGGTCGCCGAGGCCGGCGCCGACGTGTTCGTGGCGGGCAGCGCGGTCTACGGGGCGGTCGATCCGGCCGCCGCGGTGCGGACTCTGCGTGACCAGGCGGGTGCGGCGATCGCCGCCGCCCCCTGGGCCTGCGACCACTGA
- a CDS encoding amidohydrolase family protein — MKTALTNARVFDGRRLLGPATVVIDGGVIAAGPDGAREVDAGGAVLLPGLIDSHVHLHGPENLRQLRDHGVTTALDMATWPPALVDSLRAAPGLTDIRSPGTLAIAAGGLHSRMPGVPADSVVTGPADAERFVAARVAEGADYIKIVAERPGPGALDQATLDALVTAAHAHGRLVVAHTAASEAYAMAQRAGADVLTHVPADRPLDAAATARMHAAGRAAVPTLTMMEGLAAAGLPGLEHYDRARASTAALHRAGVRVLAGTDSNATPGVPFTPPHGSSLHHELELLVDAGLSPLDALRAATVLPARHFGLTDRGTIRPGHRADLLLIDGDPLTDIRATRRILRVWCAGVERPADDDGPQPERPAPFG, encoded by the coding sequence GTGAAGACGGCTCTGACGAACGCCCGGGTCTTCGACGGCCGACGGCTCCTCGGCCCCGCCACGGTCGTCATCGACGGCGGGGTGATCGCCGCCGGCCCCGACGGGGCACGGGAGGTCGACGCCGGGGGCGCCGTCCTCCTCCCCGGGCTGATCGACTCGCACGTGCACCTGCACGGCCCCGAGAACCTGCGGCAGCTGCGCGACCACGGCGTCACCACCGCCCTCGACATGGCCACCTGGCCCCCGGCCCTGGTCGACTCCCTGCGCGCCGCACCGGGACTCACCGACATCCGCAGCCCCGGCACCCTCGCCATCGCGGCGGGCGGCCTGCACTCCCGGATGCCCGGGGTGCCGGCGGACAGCGTCGTCACCGGCCCCGCGGACGCGGAGCGCTTCGTGGCGGCCCGGGTGGCCGAGGGCGCGGACTACATCAAGATCGTGGCGGAGCGGCCCGGCCCCGGGGCCCTGGACCAGGCCACCCTCGACGCCCTGGTCACCGCCGCGCACGCGCACGGCCGGCTCGTCGTCGCCCACACCGCCGCCTCCGAGGCCTACGCCATGGCGCAGCGGGCCGGCGCCGACGTGCTCACCCACGTCCCGGCGGACCGCCCCCTCGACGCGGCGGCGACGGCCCGGATGCACGCCGCCGGACGGGCCGCCGTACCGACCCTGACCATGATGGAGGGCCTCGCCGCGGCGGGACTGCCGGGCCTGGAGCACTACGACCGGGCCCGCGCGAGCACGGCCGCCCTGCACCGGGCGGGCGTCCGCGTCCTCGCCGGCACCGACTCCAACGCCACCCCGGGCGTCCCCTTCACCCCGCCCCACGGCAGCAGCCTCCACCACGAACTGGAACTCCTCGTGGACGCCGGCCTGTCCCCCCTGGACGCCCTGCGCGCCGCCACGGTCCTCCCGGCCCGCCACTTCGGCCTCACCGACCGCGGCACCATCCGCCCCGGCCACCGCGCCGACCTCCTCCTGATCGACGGCGACCCCCTCACCGACATCCGCGCCACCCGCCGCATCCTCCGCGTCTGGTGCGCGGGCGTCGAGCGGCCCGCCGACGACGACGGCCCACAGCCGGAGCGCCCCGCACCGTTCGGATGA
- a CDS encoding RsmB/NOP family class I SAM-dependent RNA methyltransferase, translating to MSEKSPQPRRSPGQGGRPAKPYRRPQKDPVRMLAFEALRAVDERDAYANLVLPPLLKKARQDEKFQARDAALATELVYGTLRRQGTYDAVIAACVDRPLREVDPPVLDVLSLGAHQLLGTRIPTHAAVSASVELARVVLGDGRAKFVNAVLRKIAAHDLDGWLERVAPPYEEDAEEHLAVYHSHPRWVVSALWDALGGGRAGIEDLLEADNERPEVTLVARPGRSTPEELVEALGEESALPGRWSPYAVRMAEGGEPGALEAVREGRAGVQDEGSQLVAMALAAAPVEGRDERWLDGCAGPGGKASLLGALAAQRGAFLLASEKQPHRARLVERSLAGNPGPYQVIAADGTRPPWRPGSFDRVLMDVPCSGLGALRRRPEARWRRRPQDLEGFAPLQRALLREALSAVRVGGVVGYATCSPHLAETRVVVEDVLKGRGAGNVPVAAELIDARPYMEGVPALGDGPDVQLWPHLHGTDAMYLALLRRTA from the coding sequence GTGAGCGAAAAGTCCCCCCAGCCCCGTCGCAGCCCCGGCCAGGGCGGCCGGCCGGCCAAGCCCTACCGCCGGCCCCAGAAGGACCCCGTCCGGATGCTGGCCTTCGAGGCGCTGCGGGCGGTGGACGAGCGCGACGCGTACGCCAACCTCGTCCTGCCCCCGCTGCTGAAGAAGGCCCGCCAGGACGAGAAGTTCCAGGCGCGCGACGCCGCCCTGGCCACGGAGCTGGTCTACGGGACCCTGCGCCGCCAGGGCACCTACGACGCGGTCATCGCCGCCTGCGTCGACCGGCCGCTGCGCGAGGTGGACCCGCCGGTGCTGGACGTGCTGTCGCTCGGCGCCCACCAGCTGCTGGGCACCCGCATCCCCACGCACGCCGCCGTCTCCGCGAGCGTGGAGCTGGCCCGGGTGGTGCTCGGCGACGGCCGGGCCAAGTTCGTCAACGCCGTCCTGCGCAAGATCGCCGCGCACGACCTCGACGGCTGGCTGGAGCGGGTCGCGCCGCCGTACGAGGAGGACGCCGAGGAGCACCTCGCGGTCTACCACTCCCACCCCCGCTGGGTGGTCAGCGCCCTGTGGGACGCCCTGGGCGGCGGCCGCGCAGGCATCGAGGACCTCCTGGAGGCGGACAACGAGCGGCCCGAGGTCACCCTGGTGGCCCGGCCGGGCCGGTCCACGCCCGAGGAGCTGGTGGAGGCGCTCGGCGAGGAGTCGGCGCTGCCGGGCCGCTGGTCCCCGTACGCCGTGCGGATGGCCGAGGGCGGTGAGCCCGGCGCGCTGGAGGCGGTCCGCGAGGGCCGCGCCGGCGTGCAGGACGAGGGTAGCCAGCTGGTGGCCATGGCCCTGGCGGCGGCTCCGGTCGAGGGCCGCGACGAGCGCTGGCTGGACGGCTGCGCGGGCCCGGGCGGCAAGGCGTCCCTGCTGGGCGCGCTGGCCGCGCAGCGGGGGGCGTTCCTGCTGGCCTCCGAGAAGCAGCCGCACCGGGCGCGCCTCGTGGAGCGGTCGCTGGCCGGCAACCCGGGCCCGTACCAGGTCATCGCCGCCGACGGCACCCGCCCGCCGTGGCGCCCGGGCTCCTTCGACCGGGTGCTGATGGACGTGCCCTGCTCCGGCCTGGGCGCGCTGCGCCGCCGCCCGGAGGCCCGCTGGCGGCGCCGCCCGCAGGACCTGGAGGGCTTCGCACCGCTCCAGCGCGCCCTGCTGCGCGAGGCCCTGTCCGCGGTGCGGGTCGGCGGCGTCGTGGGCTACGCCACCTGCTCCCCGCACCTGGCGGAGACCCGGGTCGTGGTGGAGGACGTCCTCAAGGGCCGCGGCGCGGGCAACGTCCCGGTGGCGGCCGAGCTGATCGACGCCCGCCCGTACATGGAGGGCGTCCCGGCCCTCGGCGACGGCCCGGACGTCCAGCTGTGGCCCCACCTCCACGGCACGGACGCCATGTACCTGGCCCTCCTCCGCCGCACGGCGTAG
- the fmt gene encoding methionyl-tRNA formyltransferase, which yields MKLVFAGTPEVAVPALDALIASGRHEVAAVVTRPDAPAGRGRRLVASPVAERAEEAGIEVLKPVRPRDPEFQERLREIAPDCCPVVAYGALIPKSALDIPVHGWVNLHFSLLPAWRGAAPVQQAIMAGDQVTGASTFRIEEGLDTGPVFGVLTEDIRPTDTSGDLLTRLAFAGAGLLTATMDGIEDGSLRAVEQPAEGVSLAPKITVEDARVDWNAPALRADRVVRGCTPAPGAWTVFRGERLKLVSVGLVPDRTDLAPGVLAPAKNNVYVGTGSHAVELLWVQPQGKKPMKGADWARGVRIAPGERLGGTDVG from the coding sequence GTGAAGCTCGTCTTCGCAGGCACCCCCGAGGTCGCCGTGCCCGCCCTGGACGCCCTGATCGCCTCCGGGCGGCACGAGGTCGCGGCCGTCGTCACCCGGCCCGACGCACCGGCCGGCCGCGGCCGGCGGCTGGTCGCCAGCCCGGTGGCCGAGCGGGCCGAGGAGGCGGGCATCGAGGTCCTCAAGCCGGTCCGCCCGCGCGACCCGGAGTTCCAGGAGCGGCTCCGCGAGATCGCCCCGGACTGCTGCCCCGTCGTCGCCTACGGCGCCCTGATCCCCAAGAGCGCCCTGGACATCCCCGTCCACGGCTGGGTCAACCTGCACTTCTCGCTGCTGCCCGCCTGGCGCGGTGCCGCCCCCGTCCAGCAGGCGATCATGGCCGGCGACCAGGTCACCGGGGCCTCCACCTTCCGGATCGAGGAGGGGCTCGACACCGGCCCGGTCTTCGGGGTTCTCACCGAGGACATCCGCCCGACCGACACCAGCGGCGACCTGCTGACCCGCCTCGCCTTCGCCGGCGCCGGGCTGCTGACCGCGACCATGGACGGCATCGAGGACGGCTCCCTGCGCGCCGTCGAGCAGCCCGCCGAGGGGGTCTCCCTCGCGCCGAAGATCACCGTCGAGGACGCCCGCGTCGACTGGAACGCCCCCGCGCTGCGCGCCGACCGGGTCGTGCGCGGCTGCACCCCGGCGCCGGGCGCCTGGACGGTCTTCCGCGGCGAGCGCCTCAAGCTGGTCTCCGTCGGGCTGGTCCCCGACCGCACGGACCTGGCGCCCGGCGTCCTGGCCCCCGCCAAGAACAACGTGTACGTCGGCACCGGCTCGCACGCCGTCGAGCTGCTCTGGGTGCAGCCGCAGGGCAAGAAGCCGATGAAGGGCGCCGACTGGGCCCGCGGGGTGCGCATCGCTCCCGGCGAGCGCCTGGGCGGGACCGACGTAGGCTGA
- a CDS encoding primosomal protein N', whose protein sequence is MSSENAPDADGPGGPPQQLALIREMVAEAKAKAPKAKPRTWRGAALAEELPVARVLVNKGVLHLDRLFDYAVPAELSEAARPGVRVRVRFGAGAHRVHGGRREGGGLIDGFIVERRAESDYEGALAALAQVVSPEVVLGPRMLALARAVADRYAGSLADVLQLALPPRNARAEAKPSPDPLPPPAPPEPGGWTRYGAGPAFLRALAGGGTPRAVWTALPGPGWADELARAMAATLASGRGALAVVPDGRTAARVDAALTALLGQGRHALLTADSGPEKRYREWLAVNRGSVRAVVGTRAAMFAPVRDLGLVAVWDDGDSSHGDDHAPFPHVREVLELRAVTDGCAFLVGSTSCTVEAAQLVESGWARPLTADRETVRAAAPRIRTVGDELLARDGAARAARLPSLAWETVREGLKSGPVLVQVPRRGYVPRLACERCRTPARCTVCAGPLEAPDERDLHCGWCGRGEPAWHCEECGSFRLRAQVVGARRTAEELGRAFPAVPVRTSGRDHVLDEVPDRPALVVSTPGAEPVAAGAGYAAALLLDGWAMLTRPDLRAGEDALRRWIAAASLVRADGQVVVVAEPTLRPVQALVRWDPVGHAVRELAERAQLGFPPVSRMAAVAGRGEAVEAFLAAADLPADAEVLGPVPLPGRRGEASPGERALVRVPPGSGAALAAALKSAQAARMARGVPVADAVRVRIDPPDIG, encoded by the coding sequence GTGAGCAGCGAGAACGCACCCGACGCAGACGGCCCCGGCGGCCCGCCGCAGCAGCTCGCGCTCATCCGGGAGATGGTCGCCGAGGCGAAGGCCAAGGCGCCCAAGGCCAAGCCGCGCACCTGGCGCGGGGCCGCGCTCGCCGAGGAGCTGCCGGTGGCGCGCGTCCTCGTGAACAAGGGCGTCCTCCACCTCGACCGGCTCTTCGACTACGCCGTCCCCGCCGAGCTCTCCGAGGCCGCCCGCCCCGGCGTCCGCGTCCGCGTCCGCTTCGGCGCCGGCGCCCACCGGGTGCACGGCGGCCGCCGTGAGGGCGGCGGGCTCATCGACGGCTTCATCGTCGAGCGGCGCGCCGAGTCGGACTACGAGGGGGCGCTGGCCGCCCTCGCCCAGGTCGTCTCGCCCGAGGTGGTCCTCGGCCCCCGCATGCTGGCCCTGGCCCGGGCCGTCGCCGACCGGTACGCGGGCAGCCTGGCCGACGTCCTCCAACTGGCCCTGCCCCCGCGCAACGCCCGCGCCGAGGCCAAGCCCTCCCCGGACCCGCTGCCCCCGCCCGCCCCGCCCGAACCCGGCGGCTGGACCCGGTACGGCGCCGGGCCCGCCTTCCTGCGCGCCCTGGCCGGCGGCGGTACCCCCCGCGCGGTGTGGACCGCCCTGCCCGGCCCCGGCTGGGCCGACGAGCTGGCCCGTGCCATGGCGGCCACCCTCGCCTCCGGCCGCGGCGCCCTGGCCGTGGTCCCCGACGGGCGGACGGCCGCCCGGGTCGACGCCGCCCTGACCGCCCTGCTGGGCCAGGGGCGGCACGCGCTGCTGACCGCCGACTCCGGGCCGGAGAAGCGCTACCGGGAGTGGCTCGCGGTCAACCGGGGCTCGGTCCGGGCCGTGGTCGGCACCCGGGCGGCGATGTTCGCGCCCGTCCGGGACCTCGGGCTGGTCGCGGTCTGGGACGACGGCGACTCCAGCCACGGCGACGACCACGCCCCCTTCCCGCACGTCCGCGAGGTCCTGGAGCTGCGCGCGGTCACCGACGGCTGCGCCTTCCTCGTCGGGAGCACCAGCTGCACCGTCGAGGCCGCCCAGCTGGTCGAGTCCGGCTGGGCCCGTCCGCTGACCGCCGACCGGGAGACGGTGCGTGCCGCCGCCCCCCGCATCCGTACCGTCGGCGACGAACTGCTGGCCCGCGACGGGGCCGCCCGGGCGGCCCGGTTGCCGAGCCTGGCCTGGGAGACCGTCCGGGAAGGCCTGAAGAGCGGGCCCGTGCTGGTCCAGGTGCCCCGGCGCGGGTACGTGCCCCGGCTGGCGTGCGAGCGCTGCCGCACCCCGGCCCGCTGCACCGTGTGCGCCGGGCCGCTGGAGGCCCCCGACGAGCGGGACCTGCACTGCGGCTGGTGCGGGCGGGGCGAGCCGGCCTGGCACTGCGAGGAGTGCGGATCGTTCCGGCTGCGGGCCCAGGTGGTGGGCGCGCGGCGGACCGCGGAGGAGCTGGGCCGGGCCTTCCCGGCCGTGCCGGTACGGACCTCGGGGCGCGACCACGTCCTGGACGAGGTGCCGGACCGCCCGGCGCTGGTGGTCTCCACCCCCGGCGCCGAGCCGGTCGCGGCGGGCGCCGGTTACGCGGCGGCGCTGCTGCTGGACGGCTGGGCGATGCTGACCCGGCCCGACCTGCGGGCCGGGGAGGACGCGCTGCGGCGCTGGATCGCCGCCGCCTCGCTGGTCCGGGCGGACGGCCAGGTCGTGGTCGTCGCCGAGCCGACGCTGCGGCCGGTCCAGGCGCTGGTGCGGTGGGATCCCGTGGGGCATGCGGTGCGGGAGCTCGCGGAGCGGGCGCAGCTGGGGTTCCCGCCGGTGTCGCGGATGGCGGCGGTGGCGGGGCGGGGGGAGGCGGTGGAGGCCTTCCTCGCGGCCGCGGACCTGCCGGCGGATGCGGAGGTGCTGGGGCCGGTACCGCTGCCCGGGCGGCGGGGGGAGGCCTCGCCGGGGGAGCGGGCGCTGGTGCGGGTCCCGCCGGGGAGCGGGGCGGCGTTGGCGGCGGCGTTGAAGTCGGCCCAGGCTGCGCGGATGGCGCGCGGGGTGCCGGTCGCCGACGCGGTCCGGGTGCGGATCGATCCGCCGGACATCGGCTGA
- the metK gene encoding methionine adenosyltransferase: MSRRLFTSESVTEGHPDKIADQISDTILDALLTEDPTSRVAVETLITTGLVHIAGEVTTKAYAPIAQLVRDKILEIGYDSSKKGFDGASCGVSVSIGAQSPDIAQGVDTAYESRVEGDEDELDKQGAGDQGLMFGYACDETPELMPLPIHIAHRLSRRLSEVRKNGTIPYLRPDGKTQVTIEYDGDKAVRLDTVVVSTQHAADIDLDSLLAPDIREFVVEHVLAQLVEDGIKLDTEGYRLLVNPTGRFEIGGPMGDAGLTGRKIIIDTYGGMARHGGGAFSGKDPSKVDRSAAYAMRWVAKNVVAAGLAARCEVQVAYAIGKAEPVGLFVETFGTAKVDVQKIEDAIGEVFDLRPAAIIRDLDLLRPIYAQTAAYGHFGRELPDFTWERTDRVDALRAAAGL, translated from the coding sequence GTGTCCCGTCGTCTGTTCACCTCGGAGTCCGTGACCGAGGGTCACCCCGACAAGATCGCTGACCAGATCAGCGACACGATCCTCGACGCCCTCCTCACCGAGGACCCGACCTCGCGCGTGGCCGTGGAGACCCTCATCACCACCGGCCTGGTGCACATCGCGGGCGAGGTGACGACGAAGGCGTACGCCCCGATCGCCCAGCTCGTCCGCGACAAGATCCTCGAGATCGGCTACGACTCCTCGAAGAAGGGCTTCGACGGCGCCTCCTGCGGCGTCTCGGTGTCCATCGGCGCGCAGTCCCCGGACATCGCCCAGGGCGTCGACACGGCCTACGAGTCGCGTGTCGAGGGCGACGAGGACGAGCTCGACAAGCAGGGCGCCGGCGACCAGGGCCTGATGTTCGGCTACGCCTGCGACGAGACCCCCGAGCTGATGCCGCTGCCGATCCACATCGCGCACCGGCTCTCGCGGCGCCTGTCCGAGGTCCGCAAGAACGGGACCATCCCGTACCTGCGCCCCGACGGCAAGACCCAGGTCACCATCGAGTACGACGGCGACAAGGCCGTGCGCCTGGACACGGTCGTCGTGTCCACGCAGCACGCGGCGGACATCGACCTGGACTCGCTGCTCGCCCCCGACATCCGCGAGTTCGTCGTCGAGCACGTGCTCGCGCAGCTCGTCGAGGACGGCATCAAGCTGGACACCGAGGGCTACCGGCTGCTGGTGAACCCGACCGGCCGCTTCGAGATCGGCGGCCCGATGGGCGACGCCGGCCTGACCGGCCGCAAGATCATCATCGACACGTACGGCGGCATGGCCCGCCACGGCGGCGGCGCCTTCTCCGGCAAGGACCCGTCGAAGGTCGACCGCTCCGCCGCGTACGCCATGCGCTGGGTCGCCAAGAACGTCGTCGCCGCCGGCCTCGCGGCGCGCTGCGAGGTCCAGGTCGCGTACGCGATCGGCAAGGCCGAGCCCGTCGGCCTGTTCGTCGAGACCTTCGGCACCGCCAAGGTCGACGTGCAGAAGATCGAGGACGCGATCGGCGAGGTCTTCGACCTCCGCCCGGCCGCCATCATCCGCGACCTCGACCTGCTGCGCCCGATCTACGCGCAGACCGCCGCCTACGGCCACTTCGGCCGCGAGCTCCCCGACTTCACCTGGGAGCGCACCGACCGCGTCGACGCCCTGCGCGCCGCCGCCGGTCTGTAA
- the coaBC gene encoding bifunctional phosphopantothenoylcysteine decarboxylase/phosphopantothenate--cysteine ligase CoaBC encodes MDKPKVVLGVSGGIAAYKACELLRRLTESGHEVRVVPTAASLNFVGEATWAALSGNPASTEVWESVNEVPHVRIGQGADLVVVAPATADMLAKAAHGLADDLLTNTLLTARCPVVFAPAMHTEMWEHPATQENVATLRRRGAVVIEPAVGRLTGKDTGKGRLPDPEEIFEVCRAVLARGAAAPDLAGRHVVISAGGTREPLDPVRFLGNRSSGKQGYALARTAVARGARVTLVAANTALADPAGADVVRVGTALQLREAVLAAAADADAVVMAAAVADFRPAAYADGKIKKQEGREPDPVALVRNPDVLAEISAERALKGQVVVGFAAETDDVLDNGRAKLRRKGCDLLVVNEVGASKTFGSEENEAVILASDGGEVQVPHGPKEALADVIWDQVAPRLAPPSELRRA; translated from the coding sequence GTGGACAAGCCGAAGGTCGTGCTGGGAGTCAGCGGCGGCATCGCCGCCTACAAGGCGTGCGAGCTGCTGCGCCGGCTGACCGAGTCCGGGCACGAGGTGCGGGTGGTGCCCACGGCCGCCTCCCTGAACTTCGTCGGCGAGGCCACCTGGGCGGCGCTCTCCGGCAACCCGGCCTCCACCGAGGTCTGGGAGAGCGTGAACGAGGTGCCCCACGTGCGGATCGGCCAGGGCGCCGACCTCGTGGTCGTCGCCCCGGCCACCGCCGACATGCTGGCCAAGGCCGCCCACGGCCTGGCCGACGACCTCCTCACCAACACCCTGCTCACCGCCCGCTGCCCGGTGGTCTTCGCCCCCGCGATGCACACCGAGATGTGGGAGCACCCCGCCACCCAGGAGAACGTCGCCACCCTGCGCCGCCGCGGCGCGGTGGTCATCGAGCCCGCCGTCGGCCGCCTGACCGGCAAGGACACCGGCAAGGGCCGGCTCCCCGACCCCGAGGAGATCTTCGAGGTCTGCCGGGCCGTCCTCGCGCGCGGCGCCGCCGCCCCCGACCTGGCCGGACGGCACGTGGTCATCAGCGCGGGCGGCACCCGCGAGCCCCTGGACCCGGTCCGCTTCCTCGGCAACCGCTCCTCCGGCAAGCAGGGCTACGCGCTGGCCCGCACCGCCGTGGCGCGCGGGGCCCGGGTCACCCTGGTGGCCGCCAACACCGCGCTGGCCGACCCCGCCGGGGCGGACGTCGTACGCGTGGGCACGGCCCTCCAGCTGCGCGAGGCGGTGCTGGCGGCGGCCGCCGACGCCGACGCCGTGGTGATGGCCGCCGCCGTGGCCGACTTCCGGCCCGCCGCGTACGCCGACGGCAAGATCAAGAAGCAGGAGGGGCGGGAGCCCGACCCGGTGGCGCTCGTGCGCAACCCGGACGTGCTCGCCGAGATCTCCGCCGAGCGGGCCCTGAAGGGTCAGGTCGTGGTCGGATTCGCCGCCGAGACGGACGACGTGCTCGACAACGGCCGGGCCAAGCTCCGCCGCAAGGGCTGCGACCTCCTCGTCGTCAACGAGGTCGGCGCGAGCAAGACCTTCGGATCTGAGGAGAACGAAGCCGTCATCCTGGCCTCCGATGGTGGCGAGGTGCAGGTTCCCCATGGTCCGAAGGAAGCCCTGGCGGATGTCATTTGGGACCAGGTCGCGCCGCGGCTCGCACCCCCGAGCGAGCTCCGACGCGCCTGA
- the rpoZ gene encoding DNA-directed RNA polymerase subunit omega, translating into MSSSITAPEGIINPPIDELLEATDSKYSLVIYAAKRARQINAYYSQLGEGLLEYVGPLVDTHVHEKPLSIALREINAGLLTSEAIEAPAQ; encoded by the coding sequence GTGTCCTCTTCCATCACCGCGCCCGAGGGCATCATCAACCCGCCGATCGACGAGCTGCTCGAGGCCACTGACTCGAAGTACAGCCTCGTGATCTACGCGGCCAAGCGTGCGCGTCAGATCAACGCGTACTACTCGCAGCTCGGTGAGGGCCTGCTGGAGTACGTCGGCCCGCTGGTGGACACCCACGTCCACGAGAAGCCGCTCTCGATCGCCCTGCGCGAGATCAACGCGGGTCTGCTGACCTCCGAGGCCATCGAGGCCCCGGCCCAGTAA
- the gmk gene encoding guanylate kinase, whose product MAAEVRPRLTVLSGPSGVGKSTVVAHMRKVHPEVWLSVSATTRKPRPGERHGVQYFFVNDDEFDKLIANGELLEWAEFAGNRYGTPRGAVLERLDNGEPVLLEIDLQGARLVRESMPEAQLVFLAPPSWDELVRRLTGRGTETAEVIERRLDTAKVELAAESEFDTTLVNTSVEDVARELLALMEVV is encoded by the coding sequence ATGGCAGCAGAGGTTCGTCCGCGGCTGACCGTGCTCTCCGGCCCCTCGGGGGTCGGCAAGAGCACGGTCGTCGCGCATATGCGCAAGGTCCACCCCGAGGTCTGGCTCTCGGTGTCGGCCACCACCCGCAAGCCGCGGCCCGGTGAGCGACACGGAGTCCAGTACTTCTTCGTCAACGACGACGAGTTCGACAAGCTGATCGCCAACGGCGAGCTGCTGGAGTGGGCCGAGTTCGCGGGCAACCGCTACGGCACACCGCGCGGCGCGGTCCTGGAACGCCTCGACAACGGCGAACCGGTCCTCCTGGAGATCGACCTCCAGGGCGCCCGGCTCGTCCGCGAGTCGATGCCGGAGGCACAGCTGGTCTTCCTCGCCCCGCCGAGCTGGGACGAGCTGGTCCGCCGGCTCACCGGCCGGGGCACCGAGACCGCGGAGGTCATCGAGCGCCGGCTCGACACCGCCAAGGTCGAACTCGCTGCCGAGTCCGAGTTCGACACCACCCTGGTCAACACCTCCGTCGAGGACGTAGCACGTGAGCTGCTAGCCTTGATGGAAGTTGTCTGA